The window TAACCTGCTCGACGCCAGCGGAATAGGTGCTATCGCCGCGCTCATGAGCGCCAAGATGCCGAAGGTGGTCTACGACGAGGAGAGCGGCGAGGTGCAGATACTCGACGAGTACGAGCCTCTGCCAGTGAGCAAGATGCCGATTCCGGTTACAATAGCCAAGGTCGGCGGAAATCTGCTCGTTGACCCTAATCTCGACGAGGAACTCGTCATGGACGGCAGGATAACCATCACCACCGACGAGAACGGTATGATATCATCCGTCCAGAAGAGTGAGGGCGGAAGCTTTAAGCTCGAAGAGGTCATGTACGCCATAGACCTTGCCCTCACTAAGGCTGCAGAGATAAGGGAGAAGGTTCTCGAGGCCGTTGGAGCAGAGTGAACCTTTACTTTTTTTGTTTTCATACTGTCCGGTGGTGTTTGTGGAGGGGCCCCTTTTGGTTAACGGCATAGCGGTCGTCGTGTTTCTACTCTTTATTATCCAGTTCTTCAGGCTCGCCCTCAGGGGTGACTCGAAAAAGGAACTCTTCCTCACGCTCGCCCTCTGGGCACTCGGCATGGCCGTGTGGCTGGTCCACAACGCCTTCTTTAACTGGGGGTGGGATGTTTACACCTACGTCCCTCTGGTCTTTGCTCTTGCCACATTCCTCCTGAGCGTTTTTGGTCTCCTCAGGTTGCAGAAGGAAGAAGAGCCTTCCAAATTTCAGAAAGAGATATAAACACCAATGCCCAAATTAATCCAGCCTTACGATTAACTGGGGGGAACAGGTTATGGGATTGTTTGATAGCCTCAAAAAGAAGGACGAAAAGATCAAGAGGAAGCCACCCACTGCTATTAAGAAGGAGGTTGCTGCTCCAAGGCGTGACATTGATGTCGTACCCCTTGAGGAGGATGTTCTTGCTAAGGAGCTAGTCAAGCCCCAGGTCAGGTACCTCAAGAAGATCGTCGTCACCAGCTACGCCGACCTCGAGAGGATTTCAGAGGAGCTCCAGAACGGCAACATCGTTTTAGTCGACCTCACCCCGCTCGAGGTCAAGCCGGAGGTTCTTGAGAAGGTCGCGGAGCAGATAAAGGGCATGGTGAGTGCCCTCGGCGGCCAGGCCGCTAAAATCTGCAAGCACGAAATAAAGCTGATTTTGACCCCTGTGGACATAAAGATAGCCAAGTGACGGGGTTTTCTTTTTCCCATACCATGATTTTATAAAGGGCTTAGGGGTTCTATTCTTCGGTGGTGTGAGATGAGTGAGAGAGAGGGAGAGATTCAGGAGATTCGCCTCGGTGACTGTCCTATCTGCGGCGGCAAAGGCACGCTCAAGGCTCTGCAGTACGTTCACGAGATACCTTACTTCGGCAAGGTCATGGAGTCCACGATAATCTGCGACCGCTGCGGCTATAGGAACGCCGACGTCATGATGCTTGAAGACAGGCCGCCGAAGCTCTACACGATGAAGGTGGAGGAGGAGAAGGATCTCTTCACGCGCGTTATCAGGAGCAAGAGCGGAACCATAGAGCTCGACGAGATAGGAGTTAAGATAGAGCCCGGTCCGGCCGCGGAAGGCTTTGTCAGCAACGTCGAGGGAGTGCTTGAAAGGGTCAGGGAGACTCTCCTCATGGCCAGGGACTTCAGGAAGCAGGAGGGCGACGAGGAAGCCGTCAAGAAGGTTGATGAAATACTCCAGTACATCGAGGACGTCAGAGAGGGCAAAAAGCCGCTTACGGTTAAAATCATGGATCCCCTCGGCAACAGTGCACTGATAGGCGAGAAGGTCAGGAGCAGGCTCTTAACACAGGAGGAAATCGAGAGCCTCAGCCTTGGGCCGTACGTCATCGTTGATCCAGAGAAGGAGACGGGAGAAAAGGAGGACTCCGATTAAAGATAGACTGCCTCCCTTGCGAGGAGGTCTTCTATCAAAGCCCTTACCCAGGGCTTCCTTGTTTTTCTTGACAGGTGAATTATACCCTCCACGTGGATTCCGTAGCGCTCCTTCATCTCCTCCCTGCTCATTGGCTCCTTGAAAAGGAAGGGTCTTTCTATGGTGAAGGCGTAGCCGTAGTCCCTGATGTATTGTCCAAGCCATTTCTTCCCGTTCTCGCCGTGAACGAGAGTTAAACCGCTCGTATCTTTCGTCATCTCCCAGAGCGTCTCAAGATCAGCCTTAATGACTTCTCCAACCTCGAAGCCACCGGCGATGGTTCCCCTCTTGGTCAGCGTCTGCTCCTCGTGAAGGCCGAGCCTCCTTAGCGTGTCCCTCAGCTCGTAGGGGTTTCCGCGCGCTATGTAGAGGAAAACGATGTCCCCCTCGCCAAAAGCTCTGCTCTTCCTCAGCTCTACCGTCTTTAGGCCTCTGAATATCAGCTCGCCGTAGACCTGGTGGAGCGCTATCACGTGCTCCATGAGCTCACCGGAGTTAGGCTTCCGGTAGGACTAAAAAAGGTTTGGGTAGTTCAGCGCATCATCAGCGCCGCCATAACAATATCACTCACCACCCCGCTGGCGGTTTCCTTCAGCCCTGCGCCAGCACCCTTAATCACAAGCTCGCCGAGGAGGTCGGTTTTTATCACTGCCGCGTTTTCGTGGCTTTCAACTGCGAGCGGACTGTTCTTCGGGATTTCTTTAGGCCCCACAACGATCCTCCCCTCTTCAACCGTGGCGACGAGCCTTATTGTCTTGCCCTTCGCTTTTGCCCTTTCAATCTCTCCGGGCGTTACCTCGACGATGCCCTTAACACTCGCCATATCAAACGTTATAGGCTCGAAGGCGAGGCAGTGGAGGATGGTCGCTTTATAGCCGGCGTCGATGCCCAATATATCGCCGCTCGGGTCGCGCTCCGCTATGCCCAACTTTTGGGCCTCCTTCAAAGCATCATCAAAGTCCAACCCCTTCTCCATCTCGCTCAGGATGAAGGTTGTTGTGGCATTGAGGACGGCTTCAATTCTCTCCACGGTGTCCCCCCTCAGCCCGTGTCGGAGGAGCGTTATTATCGGGGTTCCTGCCATCACAGTCGCCTCGAAGAGATAGGGAAGGCTCCTTTTATTGGCCTCTTCCATCAGTTCCGCGTAGTGGAAAGCCAGCGGTGGCTTGTTGCTCGTAACGACAGCCTTTCCGTCTCTCAAAGCAGTTAGATGCCACCCGTAGGCGTTCTTGTCGTTCGTCACGTCGATAACGATGTCTGCGTCTATCTCCTGAACTGCCTCCTTTGGTGTGAAGTTGTAAACCTCGTAGTCGTTAGTCCATGCCGAGAGCTTTCCGAAGGTCTCCTTCACGGTGAGCGCTTCCCTCAGGTCGATGCTCTCCGGGAGCCACACCGTTCCGCTCGTGTCGGCTATGCTAACCACCTTAAAGCTCAGGCTGTATCGCTCTTTGAAGAAGGTCTCTTTTTCGAGAAGAACCCTCGCTACGGCTCTACCGACGTTTCCGAAGCCGAAAAGAGAGAGCTTTACCTCCATAGAAACACCCGCTAAAATGTTGGGAAAAAGAAGAGTTCACTTGTTTAGGATGACCTTTATGATATCCATGTCCCTGACGATGCCGACAAGCTCGCCTTCACCTCTTATAACGGGCAGCTGCTCGATGTGGTACTGAACCATCTTCTGGGCGACCTCGTAGACACTCATGTGTGGTGTGGCTATGATAACTTCGGGATTCATTATATCCTCGACTGGCTTCTCCGGGAGCTGCAGCTCGGCCTTCTCGAAGAGCAGAGTTGGGTGGCTCTCGAGTATCCAGTCCTCCTCGCTGGAGGCAGCCAGGGCTGTGCTCTTCATAACCCTTACAACTTCGCTGTCTTTGAGGAGGTCAGTCTCGTCGACCATTCCAACGAGGTTGCCGTCATCGTCTATGACAGGGATAGCCATCGCGTTGCAGAGGAGAAGTGCCTTCAAAGCGGCCTTGAGCGGCGTTCCACGCCAGACAACGCCGACGTTCTTCTGGTAGTATTTCTCTATCGTAACGCTCCTCAGCTTCTCGTTTTTGGACAGGTAGCGCCTCACGATGTCCCCTACTGTCAGTATGCCAAGAACATGGTCATCGTCATCAACTACCACTACGCGTCTGTAGTCACTCTCCAGCATAGCTCTGACAGCCTTCTTAAGGTCATCATTGGGTTTCACTGTGGGAACATCCCTTTTGACGAGCATTGCCAGTTGCTCCTCATCAGGATGGAGCATAACACGCTTGATACTTATTATTCCAACGAGCTTGCCTTCTCTGTTTGCTACGGGGAATGACCTTACTTTGTGTTTCCTGAAGAGGTCAAGGGCATACTCCCTCGTGGCCGGGAGCTTTATGACCACTGGATCGGGGGTCATCAAAGTCTTTACACGCATTTTCTTCACCACCGCTTTAGGTTAAAGCGTCCTTCTCCTATTTAAGGTTTTCATTAGGCTCATCAAAAATTTGAAGAAAAAGGTCAGCCTAGAACTGAGAGAAGAACTCCGGCGACGACGGCAGTCCCTATAACTCCAGCGACGTTCGGACCCATTGCGTGCATGAGTATGAAGTTCCCTGGGTCTTCCTCACTCGCCAAGCGCTGGACAACCCTGGCGCTCATTGGAACTGCCGAAACTCCAGCCGCTCCAATCATCGGGTTTATCTTGCCGCCGCTAAGCTTCATCATAATCTTCCCGAGGAGCACTCCTCCAGCGGTTGCAGAGGCGAAGGCGACGACACCAAGGCCAAGTATCATAAGGGTCTTCGCCGTGAGGAAAGTCTCAGCCCTCATCGTTGAGCCGACGCCAAGCCCGAGGAAGATGGTGACGATGTTCATTAGCTCCTCCTGGGCAGCTTTGCTCAGCCTCTCAACGACGCCGCTCTCCCTGAAGAGGTTGCCTATCATGAGCATTCCAATGAGCGGCCCGGCGCTTGGAACGAGGAGGCTGATGACGATAGCAGTGATTATGGGGAACATTATCTTCTCCCTCTTGGAGACGGGTCTGAGCTGCTCCATTCTGATTTTCCTTTCCTCCTTACTGGTCATGGCCTTGATGATAGGCGGCTGGATAAGCGGGACGAGGCTCATGTAAGAGTAAGCCGCCACGGCAGTCGCTCCGAGAAGGTGTGGAGCCAGCTTGGTGGTGAGGTATATGGTCGTCGGTCCGTCGGCACCGCCGATGATACCTATCGAAGCCGCCTCAGGCAGGGTGAAACCGAGCAGCACCGCGCTCAGCATAGCAACGAAAACACCTATCTGAGCGGCAGCGCCGAGCAGAGCCGTCTTGGGGTCTGCTATCATCGGCCCGAAGTCTGTCATCGCCCCCAGTCCGAAGAATATCAGCAGTGGCACTATCTCTGTGCTTATGAGGTAGTGGTGGATAAGATAGAACAGTCCATGTGGTTCGTCGGTTATGCCTGTGAGCGGCAGGTTGACGATGACGGCACTTATGCCTATCGGGAGGAGGAGCAGGGGCTCCATCTCATATCTGATGGCGAGATAGACGAGTATCAGACCGACGAGTATCATTATTACATTGCCAACAGTTAGATGGAGAAGCCCCATGCTCTCGATGAATTCGATTATTGCCTGCTCCAGTCCGGCCATTCTCCATCACCCGAGTTCGATTAGTGGTTGTCCGGTGTCGACGGTTTGGCCTTCTTTGATGAGGATTTTCTTTATTGTTCCGTCTTTTGGTGCTGGGATTTCGTTTTCCATTTTCATTGCCTCGAGGATGAGTAGTCCCTGACCGGTTTTGACTTGATCACCTTCTTTAACGAGTATTCTAAGAATCTTACCCGGCATGGGAGCCGTCACAACCCCCTCACCAACAGGAGCTGGCGCTGGGGCCGGAGCAGCGGGCGCTGAAACCGGAACGGGAGCACTCGGAACGGCAGGAG of the Thermococcus onnurineus NA1 genome contains:
- a CDS encoding ASCH domain-containing protein; protein product: MEHVIALHQVYGELIFRGLKTVELRKSRAFGEGDIVFLYIARGNPYELRDTLRRLGLHEEQTLTKRGTIAGGFEVGEVIKADLETLWEMTKDTSGLTLVHGENGKKWLGQYIRDYGYAFTIERPFLFKEPMSREEMKERYGIHVEGIIHLSRKTRKPWVRALIEDLLAREAVYL
- a CDS encoding acetyl-CoA carboxylase biotin carboxyl carrier protein subunit is translated as MAKVKVIVDGVEYEVEVEELGMGRFKVSFEDKSYEVEAKGLGIDLSAISEPAATPARISAPAVPSAPVPVSAPAAPAPAPAPVGEGVVTAPMPGKILRILVKEGDQVKTGQGLLILEAMKMENEIPAPKDGTIKKILIKEGQTVDTGQPLIELG
- a CDS encoding homoserine dehydrogenase — protein: MEVKLSLFGFGNVGRAVARVLLEKETFFKERYSLSFKVVSIADTSGTVWLPESIDLREALTVKETFGKLSAWTNDYEVYNFTPKEAVQEIDADIVIDVTNDKNAYGWHLTALRDGKAVVTSNKPPLAFHYAELMEEANKRSLPYLFEATVMAGTPIITLLRHGLRGDTVERIEAVLNATTTFILSEMEKGLDFDDALKEAQKLGIAERDPSGDILGIDAGYKATILHCLAFEPITFDMASVKGIVEVTPGEIERAKAKGKTIRLVATVEEGRIVVGPKEIPKNSPLAVESHENAAVIKTDLLGELVIKGAGAGLKETASGVVSDIVMAALMMR
- a CDS encoding CBS domain-containing protein, whose product is MRVKTLMTPDPVVIKLPATREYALDLFRKHKVRSFPVANREGKLVGIISIKRVMLHPDEEQLAMLVKRDVPTVKPNDDLKKAVRAMLESDYRRVVVVDDDDHVLGILTVGDIVRRYLSKNEKLRSVTIEKYYQKNVGVVWRGTPLKAALKALLLCNAMAIPVIDDDGNLVGMVDETDLLKDSEVVRVMKSTALAASSEEDWILESHPTLLFEKAELQLPEKPVEDIMNPEVIIATPHMSVYEVAQKMVQYHIEQLPVIRGEGELVGIVRDMDIIKVILNK
- a CDS encoding cell division protein SepF, encoding MGLFDSLKKKDEKIKRKPPTAIKKEVAAPRRDIDVVPLEEDVLAKELVKPQVRYLKKIVVTSYADLERISEELQNGNIVLVDLTPLEVKPEVLEKVAEQIKGMVSALGGQAAKICKHEIKLILTPVDIKIAK
- a CDS encoding sodium ion-translocating decarboxylase subunit beta; this encodes MAGLEQAIIEFIESMGLLHLTVGNVIMILVGLILVYLAIRYEMEPLLLLPIGISAVIVNLPLTGITDEPHGLFYLIHHYLISTEIVPLLIFFGLGAMTDFGPMIADPKTALLGAAAQIGVFVAMLSAVLLGFTLPEAASIGIIGGADGPTTIYLTTKLAPHLLGATAVAAYSYMSLVPLIQPPIIKAMTSKEERKIRMEQLRPVSKREKIMFPIITAIVISLLVPSAGPLIGMLMIGNLFRESGVVERLSKAAQEELMNIVTIFLGLGVGSTMRAETFLTAKTLMILGLGVVAFASATAGGVLLGKIMMKLSGGKINPMIGAAGVSAVPMSARVVQRLASEEDPGNFILMHAMGPNVAGVIGTAVVAGVLLSVLG
- a CDS encoding ZPR1 zinc finger domain-containing protein; this translates as MSEREGEIQEIRLGDCPICGGKGTLKALQYVHEIPYFGKVMESTIICDRCGYRNADVMMLEDRPPKLYTMKVEEEKDLFTRVIRSKSGTIELDEIGVKIEPGPAAEGFVSNVEGVLERVRETLLMARDFRKQEGDEEAVKKVDEILQYIEDVREGKKPLTVKIMDPLGNSALIGEKVRSRLLTQEEIESLSLGPYVIVDPEKETGEKEDSD